The following proteins are co-located in the Urocitellus parryii isolate mUroPar1 chromosome 15, mUroPar1.hap1, whole genome shotgun sequence genome:
- the Nanos2 gene encoding nanos homolog 2, which translates to MELPAFDMWKDYLNLNQVVLTLTQSRSQRLEAEELEEQGPGPQLGQDQGLGTALCNFCKHNGESRHVYSSHQLKTAEGVVLCPILRHYVCPLCGATGGQAHTLKYCPLNGNQQSLYRRSGRNSAGRKVKR; encoded by the coding sequence ATGGAGCTGCCAGCCTTTGACATGTGGAAGGACTACCTCAACCTGAACCAGGTGGTGCTGACTCTGACCCAGAGCAGGAGCCAGAGGCTGGAGGCAGAGGAGCTTGAGGAGCAGGGACCTGGCCCCCAGCTGGGGCAGGATCAGGGGCTGGGGACTGCCCTCTGCAACTTCTGCAAGCACAACGGGGAGTCCCGCCACGTCTACTCCTCACACCAGCTGAAGACAGCCGAGGGCGTGGTGCTGTGTCCCATCCTGAGGCACTACGTGTGTCCCCTGTGCGGCGCCACCGGGGGCCAGGCCCACACTCTCAAGTATTGCCCTCTCAACGGCAACCAGCAGTCCCTCTACCGCCGCAGTGGGCGCAACTCAGCTGGCCGCAAGGTCAAGCGCTGA